Proteins co-encoded in one Bacillus infantis NRRL B-14911 genomic window:
- a CDS encoding TIGR01777 family oxidoreductase, giving the protein MSKRVILAGGSGFLGESLTNFLLGRGYEVTVLSRGKEGFKDGAEFFRWDGKNMDARWVDRIDGSCAVVNFTGKSVNCIYTEKNKREIIESRLDSVRVLKEAVLKAEQPPPVFVQAGSLAIFGDTEEVCDEESPLADGFSPEVCKLWEGEFFSGDRLPHTRQVLLRIGFALGRDGGALEPLVKLARMGLGGTIGSGRQYISWLHIDDLNSMFLNAIEDPEYSGVYNATGPHPVRNKEFMQTLRKVLNKGWSPPAPSPFVKAGAYLFMRAEPELALTGRNCVPKRLLDNGFAFQYTDLEKALRDLV; this is encoded by the coding sequence ATGTCTAAAAGAGTAATCCTGGCCGGGGGAAGCGGTTTTCTTGGGGAAAGCCTGACTAATTTTCTGCTTGGGCGCGGCTATGAAGTCACCGTTCTTTCCAGGGGAAAAGAAGGTTTTAAGGACGGGGCGGAATTTTTCCGCTGGGATGGGAAAAATATGGATGCACGCTGGGTGGACCGGATTGACGGAAGCTGTGCAGTTGTTAATTTTACCGGAAAGAGCGTCAACTGCATTTATACTGAAAAAAATAAACGGGAGATCATTGAGTCCAGGCTTGATTCTGTGAGAGTGCTGAAGGAAGCCGTTTTGAAAGCAGAACAGCCTCCGCCGGTGTTCGTGCAGGCGGGTTCACTGGCCATTTTTGGGGATACCGAGGAAGTATGTGATGAAGAGTCGCCTCTTGCTGATGGTTTTTCGCCGGAAGTGTGCAAGCTTTGGGAAGGTGAGTTTTTCTCGGGGGACAGGCTTCCCCATACAAGGCAGGTTCTCTTGAGGATCGGGTTTGCGCTTGGCAGGGATGGAGGCGCACTGGAACCATTGGTAAAGCTTGCCCGGATGGGACTTGGAGGCACGATCGGCTCCGGGAGGCAGTATATCAGCTGGCTTCATATAGACGATTTGAACTCTATGTTTCTAAATGCGATCGAAGACCCGGAGTACAGCGGGGTGTATAATGCCACAGGGCCGCATCCAGTGAGAAATAAAGAGTTCATGCAAACTCTCCGCAAGGTTCTGAACAAAGGCTGGTCGCCCCCTGCTCCGTCTCCTTTCGTAAAGGCCGGCGCCTATCTCTTTATGCGGGCAGAGCCTGAACTCGCCCTGACCGGAAGGAATTGTGTGCCGAAACGGCTGCTGGACAATGGATTTGCCTTTCAATATACCGATCTGGAAAAAGCACTTCGAGACCTGGTTTAA
- a CDS encoding Cof-type HAD-IIB family hydrolase has translation MIYKLLALNIEGTLLQSNGKLHRSTREAIDYVQQKGIYVTLVTSRSFPSAKKVAKALKINSYLVTHRGAFIGNNVKMPIFSKKMPETITYEIVRLLEGFPCQIRLLHEQFSLANKTKLNHNILAKTVFTAGDPIFYSQQFVESVSDILLDDPASVPKIEVFFESKKDLEDAQKAISNMYSEADTVRLSDQRLDIVPAGISKLSGLLHIGNQLGVDLSEMVVIGDGIDDVDMVKAAGLGVAMGNAPAELKLAADWLTRSNNENGVAYMVKEHFRKQHPIEFLKKMNLLK, from the coding sequence ATGATATATAAGCTTCTTGCTTTAAACATAGAGGGCACGCTGCTTCAGTCCAATGGGAAACTGCACAGATCAACAAGGGAAGCGATTGATTATGTACAGCAGAAAGGAATTTATGTCACGCTCGTTACGTCAAGAAGTTTTCCTTCTGCAAAAAAAGTGGCAAAAGCACTGAAGATCAATTCTTATCTGGTAACGCACAGGGGTGCATTCATCGGCAATAATGTCAAAATGCCGATCTTTTCAAAAAAAATGCCGGAAACGATTACGTATGAGATTGTCAGGCTGCTTGAAGGATTCCCTTGCCAGATCAGGCTGCTGCATGAGCAATTCTCACTCGCGAATAAAACAAAGCTCAACCATAATATACTTGCGAAAACCGTATTCACAGCCGGGGATCCCATCTTTTATTCACAGCAGTTTGTTGAATCGGTCAGTGATATCCTTCTTGATGATCCGGCTTCGGTTCCGAAAATCGAGGTGTTCTTTGAATCCAAGAAAGATCTTGAAGACGCTCAAAAGGCAATCTCAAATATGTATTCTGAGGCTGACACCGTCAGGCTGAGCGACCAGAGGCTCGATATCGTCCCTGCAGGGATTTCCAAGCTGAGCGGCCTGCTCCATATCGGCAACCAGCTTGGGGTGGACTTAAGCGAAATGGTCGTCATCGGCGATGGAATCGACGATGTGGACATGGTAAAGGCAGCAGGCCTCGGCGTTGCCATGGGCAATGCCCCGGCAGAATTGAAGCTTGCGGCCGACTGGCTGACCAGATCCAATAATGAAAACGGGGTCGCCTATATGGTAAAAGAACACTTCCGCAAACAGCACCCTATCGAATTCCTCAAAAAAATGAATCTGCTGAAATGA
- a CDS encoding coproporphyrinogen III oxidase, with protein sequence MRIYIEGLDHERFDRPMGNIANLFFEECEVSRKPVGDEDLHIAFKVEVDEMVKVRAVLSDRSGNSEEASYEKELEGWSTEKEYFRQLIKAVSRVYLMVLQDYTGITQKWGILTGVRPTKLLHRHVQKGTPLAEAHRQLKEEYLITDEKIELMQKIVDRQLAVIPDLYELKKEVSIYIGIPFCPTKCAYCTFPAYAINGRQGSVDSFLGGLHYEMREVGKWLKENGIKITTVYYGGGTPTSITAEEMDMLYEEMYESFPDVKDIREITVEAGRPDTITPEKLEVLKKWNIDRISINPQSYIQETLKAIGRHHTVEETIDKFHLARGMGMNNINMDLIIGLPGEEVPEFQHTLDETEKLMPESLTVHTLSFKRASEMTRNKQRYKVADRDEIVRMMDLAEEWTEKHDYAPYYLYRQKNILGNLENVGYALKNQESLYNIMIMEEQQTIIGLGCGASSKFVHPVTGTISQLANPKDPKSYNDSFKHYTEEKIKILEDLFSREQA encoded by the coding sequence GTGCGTATTTATATAGAAGGGCTGGATCATGAGAGATTTGACCGCCCGATGGGCAATATAGCAAACCTCTTTTTCGAAGAATGTGAAGTGAGCAGGAAGCCGGTTGGGGATGAGGACCTCCATATTGCGTTTAAAGTGGAAGTTGATGAAATGGTGAAAGTACGGGCCGTCCTGAGTGACCGAAGCGGAAATAGCGAAGAAGCTTCCTATGAGAAAGAGCTTGAGGGATGGAGTACGGAAAAAGAGTATTTCAGACAGCTGATCAAGGCTGTTTCCCGCGTGTATTTGATGGTGCTCCAGGATTATACCGGCATCACACAGAAGTGGGGAATTCTCACAGGTGTACGGCCCACCAAGCTCCTGCACCGCCATGTCCAGAAGGGGACACCTCTGGCGGAAGCCCATCGCCAGCTGAAAGAGGAGTATCTGATCACCGATGAAAAGATCGAGCTGATGCAGAAGATCGTGGACCGCCAGCTGGCCGTCATCCCTGACTTATATGAGCTGAAGAAGGAAGTAAGCATCTATATCGGCATTCCTTTCTGCCCAACGAAATGTGCATATTGCACGTTCCCGGCATATGCGATCAATGGCCGCCAGGGCTCTGTCGATTCTTTCCTGGGCGGGCTCCATTATGAAATGCGCGAGGTCGGCAAATGGCTGAAGGAAAACGGGATCAAGATTACGACCGTATACTACGGCGGAGGAACACCAACAAGCATTACTGCCGAGGAAATGGATATGCTTTATGAGGAGATGTACGAATCCTTCCCGGATGTAAAAGATATCAGGGAAATCACGGTGGAAGCAGGCCGACCGGATACGATTACCCCTGAAAAACTTGAGGTTCTGAAAAAGTGGAACATCGACCGTATCAGCATCAATCCTCAGTCTTACATCCAGGAAACGCTTAAAGCGATCGGCCGCCATCATACCGTAGAAGAGACGATTGATAAGTTCCACCTGGCCCGCGGCATGGGCATGAACAATATCAATATGGACCTGATCATCGGCCTTCCAGGCGAAGAAGTCCCTGAGTTCCAGCACACACTGGATGAAACAGAAAAGCTGATGCCGGAGTCCTTGACGGTCCATACGCTTTCATTTAAAAGGGCGTCTGAAATGACCCGGAATAAACAGCGGTATAAAGTAGCAGACAGAGATGAAATCGTGCGGATGATGGATCTTGCAGAAGAATGGACAGAAAAGCATGACTATGCGCCGTATTATCTGTACCGTCAGAAAAACATCCTTGGCAATCTTGAAAATGTCGGCTATGCCCTGAAAAATCAGGAAAGCCTTTATAATATCATGATCATGGAAGAGCAGCAGACGATCATCGGTCTTGGCTGCGGGGCATCAAGCAAATTTGTGCACCCTGTGACAGGCACGATCTCCCAGCTCGCTAATCCAAAGGATCCAAAATCCTATAATGACAGCTTTAAGCATTATACCGAAGAGAAAATCAAGATTCTTGAAGATCTGTTCAGCAGGGAGCAAGCCTGA
- a CDS encoding protoporphyrinogen oxidase, which produces MKTAVVIGGGITGLSAMYYLQKLKREKNLPLNLILAEKGGELGGKIATVKRGEYIMETGADSVVARNESILRLLDELKLHEEVVYNATGTSYLYSKNRLVKIPEDTVFGIPTSVQSLFSSPLISFKGKVRALKDLVSKNKEFTKDSSIGLFLESFLGRELVEYQVSPVLSGVYSGKLNELTMATTLPYLLEYKNKYGSIIRGLSENKKKFQSSGSKKFISFKGGLSALIDRLEEALTEAEILKGAAVEKIEKHGGQYTIAFSNRESITADYVILSTPHDAAEKLLRDDRLDPAFAELKNSSLTSIYLGFDIPDSELPADGTGFIVSEGSDLKCNACTWTSRKWSHTSERHQLLLRLFYKSSNPNYAYLNGLDRDGFVEEALNDVKKSLGISAQPAMVEVTRWNNLMPNYSLKHGEAVESLTDSLTEHYPNVLIAGCSYYGVGIAACIANGQKTAEMIAEKI; this is translated from the coding sequence ATGAAGACAGCAGTGGTAATCGGCGGAGGCATCACCGGACTTTCTGCCATGTATTATCTGCAAAAGCTGAAGCGGGAAAAGAACCTGCCGCTTAACCTGATACTCGCAGAAAAAGGCGGGGAACTGGGAGGCAAGATTGCGACTGTAAAAAGAGGCGAATATATCATGGAAACAGGGGCGGATTCGGTTGTTGCCCGAAATGAAAGCATCCTCCGGTTGCTGGACGAGCTGAAGCTGCATGAAGAAGTGGTCTACAATGCAACCGGCACATCCTATCTATATTCGAAAAACCGGCTGGTGAAAATCCCCGAAGACACTGTTTTCGGCATCCCGACAAGTGTGCAGTCATTATTCAGCAGCCCGCTGATTTCCTTTAAAGGAAAAGTGCGTGCCCTGAAGGACCTTGTCAGCAAAAATAAGGAATTCACAAAGGACAGCTCAATCGGCCTTTTCCTTGAAAGCTTTCTGGGCAGGGAGCTGGTCGAATACCAGGTTTCTCCTGTTCTGTCAGGCGTCTATTCAGGGAAGCTGAACGAGCTGACGATGGCCACGACGCTTCCTTACCTGCTTGAATATAAAAATAAATACGGCAGCATTATCCGCGGACTGTCCGAAAATAAAAAGAAGTTTCAATCCTCCGGCAGCAAGAAGTTCATTTCCTTTAAAGGCGGACTATCTGCCCTCATCGACAGGCTGGAGGAAGCATTGACAGAAGCTGAAATTCTTAAAGGGGCGGCGGTCGAAAAAATAGAGAAACATGGCGGGCAATACACGATTGCTTTTTCCAACAGGGAAAGCATTACCGCAGACTATGTGATCCTGAGCACTCCCCATGATGCAGCCGAAAAGCTGCTTCGGGATGACCGCTTGGATCCTGCATTTGCCGAGCTGAAGAACTCTTCTCTCACAAGCATCTATCTTGGTTTCGATATCCCTGACAGCGAGCTGCCCGCAGATGGCACAGGCTTCATTGTTTCTGAAGGAAGCGATCTTAAGTGCAATGCCTGCACATGGACGAGCCGAAAGTGGAGTCACACTTCAGAGAGGCACCAGCTTCTGCTCCGGCTTTTCTACAAAAGCTCCAATCCAAATTATGCATACCTGAACGGGCTGGACAGGGACGGGTTTGTAGAAGAAGCATTGAATGATGTGAAAAAGAGCCTCGGTATTTCTGCACAGCCGGCCATGGTGGAAGTGACACGCTGGAATAATCTAATGCCGAACTATTCGCTCAAGCATGGGGAAGCTGTGGAATCGCTGACTGACAGCCTGACAGAACATTATCCTAATGTCCTAATCGCCGGCTGTTCTTATTATGGTGTAGGCATTGCTGCCTGCATCGCCAACGGCCAGAAAACCGCTGAAATGATTGCGGAAAAAATATAG
- a CDS encoding long-chain fatty acid--CoA ligase, with protein sequence MMQTPLTMTQMIKRAEKYFPKKEVVSRTGSGFHRFTYRQIAERTKKLAAALESIGVERGDKVGTLAWNHHRHLEAYFAIPCSGAVLHTINIRLSPQHISYIINHAEDKVLLIDPDIVPLIEKCQQELSTVKAYIIMGDEGQLPETTLSPVYHYEEFLETGRSDYEYPDDLDENSPAGMCYTSATTGNPKGVIYSHRGIVLHSMALGMADSAAVSEKDIAMPVVPMFHVNAWGLPFAAVWFGTSLVMPGPYFTPKLLAELVQSEKVTITAGVPTIWLGLLKELDENEYDMSSLRSILCGGSAAPKGMIKAFEQKHKIPFMHAYGMTETSPLVVISTLKSYQEELSVEEKLDIKAKQGILVPGLEMKAVGKDGEVKWDGKEMGELAIRGPWIASEYYKDDRTDEAFKDGWLYTGDVVTLDEEGFMKIVDRTKDLIKSGGEWISSVDLENALMAHEAVFEAAVVAVPHEQWQERPVACVVLKDSHKGLDKQELYDFLQPQFAKWWLPDEILFMEEIPKTSVGKFLKMALRDQVQQQLAAN encoded by the coding sequence ATGATGCAGACGCCTTTAACGATGACGCAAATGATTAAAAGAGCAGAAAAGTATTTTCCGAAGAAAGAAGTAGTATCTAGAACAGGCTCAGGCTTTCACCGTTTCACTTACAGGCAAATCGCCGAAAGGACAAAGAAGCTGGCAGCAGCCCTTGAATCAATCGGGGTGGAAAGGGGCGATAAGGTCGGTACCCTGGCCTGGAACCACCACCGGCATCTAGAGGCCTATTTTGCTATTCCCTGCAGCGGCGCTGTGCTGCATACCATCAATATCAGACTCTCCCCACAGCATATTTCCTATATTATCAATCATGCAGAAGACAAAGTATTACTGATAGATCCTGATATTGTCCCGCTCATCGAGAAATGCCAGCAGGAGCTGTCTACGGTGAAGGCCTATATCATCATGGGGGATGAAGGCCAGCTGCCGGAAACCACGCTTTCCCCGGTTTATCATTACGAAGAGTTTCTTGAAACAGGCAGAAGCGATTATGAGTATCCTGATGACCTTGATGAGAACAGCCCGGCCGGAATGTGCTATACCTCTGCGACGACCGGTAATCCGAAAGGGGTCATCTATTCCCACAGGGGCATTGTCCTGCATAGCATGGCATTAGGGATGGCAGACAGTGCAGCAGTAAGCGAGAAGGATATTGCCATGCCTGTTGTGCCGATGTTCCATGTCAATGCATGGGGACTTCCGTTCGCGGCCGTGTGGTTCGGAACCTCGCTTGTCATGCCTGGACCATATTTTACGCCAAAGCTTTTGGCAGAACTGGTACAAAGTGAAAAAGTAACCATCACAGCCGGTGTGCCGACCATCTGGCTTGGACTGCTGAAGGAGCTTGATGAGAATGAATATGACATGTCAAGCCTCAGATCTATCCTTTGCGGAGGGTCTGCAGCGCCGAAAGGGATGATTAAAGCATTTGAGCAAAAGCATAAGATTCCGTTCATGCATGCATATGGGATGACAGAAACAAGCCCGCTAGTAGTCATTTCGACCTTAAAAAGCTATCAGGAGGAATTGTCTGTTGAAGAAAAGCTCGATATCAAAGCGAAGCAGGGAATCCTTGTGCCAGGCCTGGAAATGAAGGCAGTCGGAAAAGACGGTGAGGTCAAATGGGACGGCAAGGAAATGGGGGAGCTTGCGATCCGCGGACCGTGGATTGCCTCGGAATATTATAAAGATGACCGGACTGACGAAGCCTTCAAGGATGGCTGGCTTTATACAGGGGACGTGGTCACCCTTGATGAAGAAGGCTTTATGAAGATCGTCGACAGGACAAAGGACCTGATCAAAAGCGGCGGTGAATGGATCAGCTCGGTTGATCTTGAAAATGCTTTGATGGCACACGAAGCCGTTTTTGAAGCGGCTGTTGTAGCAGTCCCGCATGAACAATGGCAGGAACGGCCTGTGGCCTGTGTGGTGCTGAAAGACAGCCATAAAGGTTTGGATAAACAGGAGCTCTATGATTTCCTTCAGCCTCAGTTTGCAAAATGGTGGCTGCCTGATGAAATCTTATTCATGGAGGAAATCCCGAAAACGTCTGTAGGAAAATTCCTTAAAATGGCCCTGCGGGATCAAGTCCAGCAGCAGCTGGCCGCAAATTAG